In Harmonia axyridis chromosome 6, icHarAxyr1.1, whole genome shotgun sequence, a single window of DNA contains:
- the LOC123682885 gene encoding NPC intracellular cholesterol transporter 1 isoform X1: MISFKTLIVFSWTVLVICKTCAAEDPPGHCVWYGECHTRGLVKQNCPYNGRAKPLSSTGVEILKRRCPHLVRNGTTSTCCNEDQLKTMDKSIRLAANFLQRCPSCMRNFMQSICDYSCSANQSNYVEVVKINNDNGTDFIDEINVHITQEYIEGTFNSCKRVSVPSTGQLALDLMCGQWGAAKCTPYRWFEYMGQAGDNDFVPFQINYKITDKQKKPLVLDPPIVPCSSALDERTPQCSCVDCEESCPAPPPEPLPPSPITIVGLSLYKFIILMSFFGGSLLIIILVLFCPDRSSVSVVKEHGSPEMRSHIGWRFAGQVQQSSSQVALSEGEDSPLQQPKPSSTSSDVDSEVDESSVVRRPLGNQSSFLERLGVFTDTSIQNFFERWGVFCAEYPWLVLFLGSCVVIGLGHGIIKLKIITDPVELWASPVSRSRVEKDYYDKNFEPFYRTEQVIIRAVGLESIEHETSDGVVTYGPAFNDTFLKSVLLLQEQIKAIGEDTDFSLDKICFAPLRNNNDKTVVSECVVQSIWGYYQDDEDIFDETGLDPKNFTTNYLDKFNICSQNPYNPDCLSLWGGPIDPAIALGGFLQPGEHLSKEPNYRKATTIILTFVVNNYHNKSKLIPAMNWEQEYIKFMKKWTASEKPEYMDVAFTSERSIVDELDRESQSDVATILVSYIIMFAYIVTSLGQINNCERLLIDSKITLGLGGVLIVLASVVSSVGFFGFLGVPATLIIIEVIPFLVLAVGVDNIFILVQTHQREVKRKNETVAQHIGRTLGKVGPSILLTSVSESCCFFLGSLSDMPAVRAFALYAGLALMVDFVLQITCFVSLLALDTKRQSENRFDICFFLRGTKKDDNMPIPDGLLYTFFKSIYTPLLMKKYVRVSVVIIFFGWVCSSLAVIPDIEIGLDQELSMPEDSFVLKYFQFLNSYLSIGPPVYFVLKKGLNFTESKTQNSICGGMYCDTDSLITQLFVASKIPETTYIAKPSSSWLDDYFDWSESNDCCRMTKDGDFCPHTKKRSCDTCNIQYNDLDGRPVPQNFSRFVSFFLKDNPDSDCAKAGHAAYGQGVRYVTNPVTKLSNVEASYFMTYHTILKTSKDYYESMRAARKVAQNITDTINNKLGGPHVEVFPYSIFYVFYEQYLTSWKDTIFSLSISLASIFVVTFFLMGFDIFSSTVVLITILMIVVNLGGLMYWWHITLNAVSLVNLVMAVGIAVEFCSHLVHTFATCTQISKTERAADALIRMGSSVFSGITLTKFGGILVLAFAKSQIFKVFYFRMYLGIVLFGAAHGLVFLPVLLSYMGVIRNYRGCLKRKSEDATAESPLLSPASTSARYYAIEPQFF; the protein is encoded by the exons acATGCGCCGCTGAAGATCCACCAGGTCACTGCGTCTGGTACGGCGAGTGTCACACCCGAGGTTTGGTCAAACAAAACTGCCCATACAATGGCAGAGCTAAACCGTTGAGTTCTACTGGAGTAGAAATCCTAAAGAGGAGATGTCCGCACTTGGTTCGAAACGGTACTACGTCCACTTGCTGCAACGAGGATCAGCTCAAAACTATGGATAAAAGCATTCGGCTCGCAGCCAATTTCTTGCAGAGGTGCCCTTCTTGCATGAGGAATTTCATGCAAAGCATTTGCGATTACAGTTGTTCGGCCAATCAGTCGAATTATGTGGAGGTTGTTAAGATCAATAACGACAATG gaACGGATTTCATAGATGAGATCAACGTTCACATCACTCAAGAATATATAGAAGGCACCTTCAATTCGTGTAAAAGGGTGAGCGTACCATCGACCGGTCAACTGGCCTTGGACCTCATGTGCGGACAGTGGGGGGCGGCAAAATGCACCCCGTATAGATGGTTCGAGTATATGGGTCAAGCTGGGGATAATGACTTTGTaccatttcaaattaattaCAAAATAACGGACAAACAGAAAAAGCCGTTAGTTTTGGACCCACCAATTGTACCTTGCAGTAGTGCCCTAGAC GAGCGGACTCCTCAATGCAGTTGTGTTGATTGTGAAGAGAGTTGTCCCGCACCACCTCCAGAACCTTTACCACCATCTCCCATCACTATCGTAGGACTAAGTCTGTACAAGTTCATCATATTGATGAGCTTCTTTGGCGGATCCCTGTTAATAATAATCCTAGTGCTGTTCTGCCCGGATAGGTCGT CGGTTTCGGTGGTGAAGGAGCATGGTTCCCCTGAGATGCGAAGTCATATCGGCTGGCGTTTTGCCGGCCAAGTTCAACAATCTTCGTCTCAAGTTGCCCTCAGCGAAGGCGAAGATAGTCCTCTACAGCAACCAAAACCATCCA gTACTTCTTCAGACGTCGACAGTGAAGTTGATGAAAGTTCTGTGGTGAGAAGACCTTTAGGAAACCAATCTTCATTCTTGGAAAGACTTGGTGTCTTTACCGACACAtcaattcagaattttttcGAGAGGTGGGGAGTTTTTTGTGCTGAATATCCCTGGCTGGTGCTCTTCCTTGGAAGCTGCGTCGTCATTGGTTTAG GACATGGAATCATAAAATTGAAGATAATAACTGATCCTGTGGAGCTTTGGGCTTCACCTGTTTCTCGTAGTCGAGTTGAAAAAGATTattatgacaaaaattttgaacCGTTCTATCGTACAGAACAAGTTATCATACGAGCTGTTGGACTGGAATCTATAGAGCATGAGACTTCGGATGGAGTAGTAACATATGGACCTGCTTTCAATGATACTTTCCTTAAAAGTGTTCTGCTATTACAAGAACAAATCAAAGCTATTGGCGAAG ACACAGACTTCAGTTTGGACAAGATATGTTTTGCTCCCTTGAGAAATAATAACGATAAAACTGTAGTTAGTGAATGTGTTGTTCAAAGCATTTGGGGATATTACCAAGATGACGAAGATATTTTTGATGAAACTGGCCTAGATCCAAAAAATTTCACTACAAATTACTTGGATAAGTTCAATATTTGTTCACA AAATCCCTATAACCCAGATTGTTTGTCACTTTGGGGAGGTCCAATCGATCCAGCAATAGCCCTTGGGGGTTTTCTTCAACCAGGAGAGCATTTGTCAAAAGAACCTAATTATCGAAAAGCTACTACTATCATTTTAACCTTCGTAGTCAACAATTACCACAACAAATCAAAATTAATACCAGCTATGAATTGGGAGCAAGAGTacataaaattcatgaaaaaatggacAGCCTCTGAAAAGCCAGAATATATGGATGTGGCATTTACTTCTGAAAGAAGTATTGTTGACGAATTGGATCGAGAGAGTCAGTCAGATGTTGCCACAATATTGGTTTCCTACATAATAATGTTCGCCTATATAGTAACATCTCTTGGCCAGATTAATAACTGTGAGAGATTGTTAATCGATAGTAAAATAACATTGGGTCTTGGTGGAGTTTTAATAGTTTTGGCATCCGTAGTTTCCTCAGTCGGTTTCTTTGGATTTTTAGGTGTACCAGCAACATTGATTATAATTGAAGTTATTCCTTTCCTTGTTCTGGCTGTTGGTGTTGATAATATCTTCATTTTAGTCCAGACTCATCAGAGAGAAGTGAAGAGAAAGAATGAAACTGTTGCACAACACATAGGAAGAACCTTGGGCAAAGTAGGACCTTCAATTCTTCTTACTAGTGTATCGGAAAGTTGTTGTTTCTTTTTGGGAAGTCTTTCTGACATGCCAGCAGTTAGAGCGTTTGCATTATATGCTGGCTTAGCCCTGATGGTTGACTTCGTTTTGCAAATAACTTGTTTTGTTAGTTTACTTGCACTAGATACCAAAAGACAGAGTGAGAACCGTTTCGATATTTGCTTCTTTTTAAGGGGCACAAAGAAAGATGACAACATGCCAATTCCAGATGGACTTCTTTACACATTCTTCAAATCTATTTATACTCCTCTGTTGATGAAGAAGTATGTGAGGGTTAGTGTTGTTATTATATTCTTTGGATGGGTGTGCAGTTCCCTTGCAGTAATACCTGATATAGAGATAGGTTTGGATCAAGAGTTGTCAATGCCTGAAGACAGTTTCGTCCTGAAATActtccaatttttgaatagttaTCTAAGTATAGGGCCTCCTGTGTATTTCGTACTTAAGAAAGGATTAAATTTCACAGAGAGTAAGACTCAAAACTCTATATGTGGTGGAATGTATTGTGATACAGACTCATTGATTACTCAATTATTTGTTGCTTCCAAAATTCCTGAAACTACTTATATTGCCAAGCCAAGTTCTAGTTGGTTAGATGATTATTTCGATTGGTCAGAATCTAATGATTGCTGCAGGATGACTAAAGATGGAGACTTTTGTCCTCATACAAAAAAGA gATCATGTGATACTTGTAATATCCAATACAACGATCTGGATGGACGACCTGTACCTCAAAACTTCAGTCGCTTCGTATCATTCTTCCTAAAGGACAATCCTGATTCAGATTGTGCTAAAGCTGGTCATGCTGCTTATGGCCAAGGGGTACGGTATGTCACTAATCCAGTGACTAAACTTAGCAATGTTGAGGCTTCTTACTTTATGACATATCACACTATATTAAAGACATCGAAGGATTATTATGAAAGTATGAGAGCAGCCAGAAAA gtTGCACAGAATATCACTGACACTATAAATAACAAGTTGGGAGGACCTCATGTAGAGGTTTTTCCTTATTCCATTTTCTATGTTTTCTACGAACAGTATTTGacatcatggaaagatacaataTTCAGTTTGAGCATCAGTTTAGCgtccatttttgtagtgacaTTCTTTCTAATGGGTTTCGACATTTTTTCATCCACAGTCGTTCTTATCACTATTCTTATGATTGTGGTGAACTTAGGTGGTTTAATGTATTGGTGGCATATAACACTTAATGCTGTGTCACTTGTCAATCTAGTCATGGCAGTTGGGATTGCAGTGGAATTCTGCTCGCATCTTGTACATACTTTTGCTACTTGCACGCAGATTTCCAAGACAGAGCGTGCAGCAGATGCTTTAATCAGAATGG GAAGTTCAGTGTTTTCTGGAATAACATTGACTAAATTTGGTGGAATCTTGGTTTTAGCATTCGCcaaatctcaaatattcaaAGTTTTTTACTTTAGAATGTACCTTGGAATAGTATTATTTGGGGCAGCCCATGGCCTTGTATTTTTGCCAGTACTCCTTAGTTATATGG
- the LOC123682885 gene encoding NPC intracellular cholesterol transporter 1 isoform X3 produces the protein MISFKTLIVFSWTVLVICKTCAAEDPPGHCVWYGECHTRGLVKQNCPYNGRAKPLSSTGVEILKRRCPHLVRNGTTSTCCNEDQLKTMDKSIRLAANFLQRCPSCMRNFMQSICDYSCSANQSNYVEVVKINNDNGTDFIDEINVHITQEYIEGTFNSCKRVSVPSTGQLALDLMCGQWGAAKCTPYRWFEYMGQAGDNDFVPFQINYKITDKQKKPLVLDPPIVPCSSALDERTPQCSCVDCEESCPAPPPEPLPPSPITIVGLSLYKFIILMSFFGGSLLIIILVLFCPDRSSVSVVKEHGSPEMRSHIGWRFAGQVQQSSSQVALSEGEDSPLQQPKPSSTSSDVDSEVDESSVVRRPLGNQSSFLERLGVFTDTSIQNFFERWGVFCAEYPWLVLFLGSCVVIGLGHGIIKLKIITDPVELWASPVSRSRVEKDYYDKNFEPFYRTEQVIIRAVGLESIEHETSDGVVTYGPAFNDTFLKSVLLLQEQIKAIGEDTDFSLDKICFAPLRNNNDKTVVSECVVQSIWGYYQDDEDIFDETGLDPKNFTTNYLDKFNICSQNPYNPDCLSLWGGPIDPAIALGGFLQPGEHLSKEPNYRKATTIILTFVVNNYHNKSKLIPAMNWEQEYIKFMKKWTASEKPEYMDVAFTSERSIVDELDRESQSDVATILVSYIIMFAYIVTSLGQINNCERLLIDSKITLGLGGVLIVLASVVSSVGFFGFLGVPATLIIIEVIPFLVLAVGVDNIFILVQTHQREVKRKNETVAQHIGRTLGKVGPSILLTSVSESCCFFLGSLSDMPAVRAFALYAGLALMVDFVLQITCFVSLLALDTKRQSENRFDICFFLRGTKKDDNMPIPDGLLYTFFKSIYTPLLMKKYVRVSVVIIFFGWVCSSLAVIPDIEIGLDQELSMPEDSFVLKYFQFLNSYLSIGPPVYFVLKKGLNFTESKTQNSICGGMYCDTDSLITQLFVASKIPETTYIAKPSSSWLDDYFDWSESNDCCRMTKDGDFCPHTKKRSCDTCNIQYNDLDGRPVPQNFSRFVSFFLKDNPDSDCAKAGHAAYGQGVRYVTNPVTKLSNVEASYFMTYHTILKTSKDYYESMRAARKVAQNITDTINNKLGGPHVEVFPYSIFYVFYEQYLTSWKDTIFSLSISLASIFVVTFFLMGFDIFSSTVVLITILMIVVNLGGLMYWWHITLNAVSLVNLVMAVGIAVEFCSHLVHTFATCTQISKTERAADALIRMGSSVFSGITLTKFGGILVLAFAKSQIFKVFYFRMYLGIVLFGAAHGLVFLPVLLSYMGPPVNRERLAKNSNSTIDQFQDTEMSRV, from the exons acATGCGCCGCTGAAGATCCACCAGGTCACTGCGTCTGGTACGGCGAGTGTCACACCCGAGGTTTGGTCAAACAAAACTGCCCATACAATGGCAGAGCTAAACCGTTGAGTTCTACTGGAGTAGAAATCCTAAAGAGGAGATGTCCGCACTTGGTTCGAAACGGTACTACGTCCACTTGCTGCAACGAGGATCAGCTCAAAACTATGGATAAAAGCATTCGGCTCGCAGCCAATTTCTTGCAGAGGTGCCCTTCTTGCATGAGGAATTTCATGCAAAGCATTTGCGATTACAGTTGTTCGGCCAATCAGTCGAATTATGTGGAGGTTGTTAAGATCAATAACGACAATG gaACGGATTTCATAGATGAGATCAACGTTCACATCACTCAAGAATATATAGAAGGCACCTTCAATTCGTGTAAAAGGGTGAGCGTACCATCGACCGGTCAACTGGCCTTGGACCTCATGTGCGGACAGTGGGGGGCGGCAAAATGCACCCCGTATAGATGGTTCGAGTATATGGGTCAAGCTGGGGATAATGACTTTGTaccatttcaaattaattaCAAAATAACGGACAAACAGAAAAAGCCGTTAGTTTTGGACCCACCAATTGTACCTTGCAGTAGTGCCCTAGAC GAGCGGACTCCTCAATGCAGTTGTGTTGATTGTGAAGAGAGTTGTCCCGCACCACCTCCAGAACCTTTACCACCATCTCCCATCACTATCGTAGGACTAAGTCTGTACAAGTTCATCATATTGATGAGCTTCTTTGGCGGATCCCTGTTAATAATAATCCTAGTGCTGTTCTGCCCGGATAGGTCGT CGGTTTCGGTGGTGAAGGAGCATGGTTCCCCTGAGATGCGAAGTCATATCGGCTGGCGTTTTGCCGGCCAAGTTCAACAATCTTCGTCTCAAGTTGCCCTCAGCGAAGGCGAAGATAGTCCTCTACAGCAACCAAAACCATCCA gTACTTCTTCAGACGTCGACAGTGAAGTTGATGAAAGTTCTGTGGTGAGAAGACCTTTAGGAAACCAATCTTCATTCTTGGAAAGACTTGGTGTCTTTACCGACACAtcaattcagaattttttcGAGAGGTGGGGAGTTTTTTGTGCTGAATATCCCTGGCTGGTGCTCTTCCTTGGAAGCTGCGTCGTCATTGGTTTAG GACATGGAATCATAAAATTGAAGATAATAACTGATCCTGTGGAGCTTTGGGCTTCACCTGTTTCTCGTAGTCGAGTTGAAAAAGATTattatgacaaaaattttgaacCGTTCTATCGTACAGAACAAGTTATCATACGAGCTGTTGGACTGGAATCTATAGAGCATGAGACTTCGGATGGAGTAGTAACATATGGACCTGCTTTCAATGATACTTTCCTTAAAAGTGTTCTGCTATTACAAGAACAAATCAAAGCTATTGGCGAAG ACACAGACTTCAGTTTGGACAAGATATGTTTTGCTCCCTTGAGAAATAATAACGATAAAACTGTAGTTAGTGAATGTGTTGTTCAAAGCATTTGGGGATATTACCAAGATGACGAAGATATTTTTGATGAAACTGGCCTAGATCCAAAAAATTTCACTACAAATTACTTGGATAAGTTCAATATTTGTTCACA AAATCCCTATAACCCAGATTGTTTGTCACTTTGGGGAGGTCCAATCGATCCAGCAATAGCCCTTGGGGGTTTTCTTCAACCAGGAGAGCATTTGTCAAAAGAACCTAATTATCGAAAAGCTACTACTATCATTTTAACCTTCGTAGTCAACAATTACCACAACAAATCAAAATTAATACCAGCTATGAATTGGGAGCAAGAGTacataaaattcatgaaaaaatggacAGCCTCTGAAAAGCCAGAATATATGGATGTGGCATTTACTTCTGAAAGAAGTATTGTTGACGAATTGGATCGAGAGAGTCAGTCAGATGTTGCCACAATATTGGTTTCCTACATAATAATGTTCGCCTATATAGTAACATCTCTTGGCCAGATTAATAACTGTGAGAGATTGTTAATCGATAGTAAAATAACATTGGGTCTTGGTGGAGTTTTAATAGTTTTGGCATCCGTAGTTTCCTCAGTCGGTTTCTTTGGATTTTTAGGTGTACCAGCAACATTGATTATAATTGAAGTTATTCCTTTCCTTGTTCTGGCTGTTGGTGTTGATAATATCTTCATTTTAGTCCAGACTCATCAGAGAGAAGTGAAGAGAAAGAATGAAACTGTTGCACAACACATAGGAAGAACCTTGGGCAAAGTAGGACCTTCAATTCTTCTTACTAGTGTATCGGAAAGTTGTTGTTTCTTTTTGGGAAGTCTTTCTGACATGCCAGCAGTTAGAGCGTTTGCATTATATGCTGGCTTAGCCCTGATGGTTGACTTCGTTTTGCAAATAACTTGTTTTGTTAGTTTACTTGCACTAGATACCAAAAGACAGAGTGAGAACCGTTTCGATATTTGCTTCTTTTTAAGGGGCACAAAGAAAGATGACAACATGCCAATTCCAGATGGACTTCTTTACACATTCTTCAAATCTATTTATACTCCTCTGTTGATGAAGAAGTATGTGAGGGTTAGTGTTGTTATTATATTCTTTGGATGGGTGTGCAGTTCCCTTGCAGTAATACCTGATATAGAGATAGGTTTGGATCAAGAGTTGTCAATGCCTGAAGACAGTTTCGTCCTGAAATActtccaatttttgaatagttaTCTAAGTATAGGGCCTCCTGTGTATTTCGTACTTAAGAAAGGATTAAATTTCACAGAGAGTAAGACTCAAAACTCTATATGTGGTGGAATGTATTGTGATACAGACTCATTGATTACTCAATTATTTGTTGCTTCCAAAATTCCTGAAACTACTTATATTGCCAAGCCAAGTTCTAGTTGGTTAGATGATTATTTCGATTGGTCAGAATCTAATGATTGCTGCAGGATGACTAAAGATGGAGACTTTTGTCCTCATACAAAAAAGA gATCATGTGATACTTGTAATATCCAATACAACGATCTGGATGGACGACCTGTACCTCAAAACTTCAGTCGCTTCGTATCATTCTTCCTAAAGGACAATCCTGATTCAGATTGTGCTAAAGCTGGTCATGCTGCTTATGGCCAAGGGGTACGGTATGTCACTAATCCAGTGACTAAACTTAGCAATGTTGAGGCTTCTTACTTTATGACATATCACACTATATTAAAGACATCGAAGGATTATTATGAAAGTATGAGAGCAGCCAGAAAA gtTGCACAGAATATCACTGACACTATAAATAACAAGTTGGGAGGACCTCATGTAGAGGTTTTTCCTTATTCCATTTTCTATGTTTTCTACGAACAGTATTTGacatcatggaaagatacaataTTCAGTTTGAGCATCAGTTTAGCgtccatttttgtagtgacaTTCTTTCTAATGGGTTTCGACATTTTTTCATCCACAGTCGTTCTTATCACTATTCTTATGATTGTGGTGAACTTAGGTGGTTTAATGTATTGGTGGCATATAACACTTAATGCTGTGTCACTTGTCAATCTAGTCATGGCAGTTGGGATTGCAGTGGAATTCTGCTCGCATCTTGTACATACTTTTGCTACTTGCACGCAGATTTCCAAGACAGAGCGTGCAGCAGATGCTTTAATCAGAATGG GAAGTTCAGTGTTTTCTGGAATAACATTGACTAAATTTGGTGGAATCTTGGTTTTAGCATTCGCcaaatctcaaatattcaaAGTTTTTTACTTTAGAATGTACCTTGGAATAGTATTATTTGGGGCAGCCCATGGCCTTGTATTTTTGCCAGTACTCCTTAGTTATATGG